The segment GTCGAGAAGTTCGTGGCCGACATCCGCAAGGTGAACGGCGGGAAGGTGCCCACCGCCCGTCACTGGTTCGGGTACACGTCGGTCCGCACGCTGGCCGCCATCGCCAACAAGGAACAAACCCTCGACGCCAGAAAGCTTGCCGAAGCGCTCGGCGGATTCGAACTGGCGGACGACATCAAGCTGCAACCCAACAAGGTCTACTACCGCAAGGGCGACCATCAACTGATGACGTCGGCGTTCGTCGGCGAAGCGCTGTCCAGGCCGGCCGGCGATCCCGAAGACCTGTTCCGCGTCGAACACGTGGTCGCCGGCGACAAGACCGCGCCGCCCGAGAGCGAGACCGGCTGCAAGCTGCAGTGGCCGGCCTGATTCCCGCAGCCCTGTCCGGACGGCGCAGGCGCATCGGGCGACGCGCGTACGTGGCATGCACGATAACAAGAACGGTGTGCGATGACCCAGCTTCTCCTGTTCAACGTCACCAACGGGCTGATCATTGGCGCGTTCTATGTGCTGATGGCGCTCGGGTTATCGCTCATCCTCAACTTGAGCAATGTGATCAACTTCGCCCATGGCGGCTTCCTTGTCGCCGGCGGCTACGTTGCGTACACCATCACGCCGTACGTCGGCTTCTGGGGCGCGCTGCTGATCGCGCCGCCGTGCATCGCCCTGATCGGCCTCGCGCTCGAGCGGTTGCTCATCCGGCGAGTCTACGGGCGCGATCCGCTGTACAGCCTGCTGCTGACGTTCGGCCTCGCCTTCATCTTCGAGGACGGCACCCGCTTCATATGGGGCGCCCAAGGCAAACCCGTGACCGTGCCGGCCGTGCTCGCGCAGCCTTTGAGCGATACGTTCTTCTTCGTCACGGGCTACCGCCTGTTCATGGTCGGCACGGTCGCGGTGGCGGTGGCGCTGCTGTTCATTCTGCTGCGCTACAGCAGGCTTGGCATCCGTATCCGTGCGGGCACCCTCGACCTTGAAACCGTCGCGGCGCTCGGCATCAATGTGGGCAGGTTGCGCTCGCTCAATTTCGCGGTCGGGGCGTTTCTCGCCGGCCTGAGCGGCGTGCTCGCAGCCGGTCAGCTTGGGCTCGAGCCGACCATGGGAACCGGGTTGCTGATGCCGAGCTTCATCGCCATCATCGTCGGCGGGGTCGGCAGCCTCACCGGCACGCTGCTCGGCGGCTTGCTGATCGGGGTCGCGTCGGGCGTCACGGCGGTGTTCCTGCCCGCCGCGAGCGAGGCGATCATCTACGTGATGATGGCCGTGGTGCTGCTGCTGCGCCCGCGTGGCCTGCTTGGCGAAGAGGGCATGCTGGAATGAGCGAACGGCCACGATCCCGCCGGCGCCGGCTGCTGGCGCTCGCAGCAATCTGGGCGGCGTTGCTGCTCGCCCCCTACTGGATGCCGCCGCTCGGCGGCTATACCGCGCTCGGCACACGCGTGCTGGTGCTTGGCCTCGCCGCGATGTCGGTGAACTTCCTGCTTGGCTTCACCGGCGTGCTTTCGTTCGGTCACGCGGCCTATTTCGGGCTCGGCGCCTACGGTGCGGGCTTCGCGTTGAAATTCGCGGCGCCGAGCACGCCGCTCGCGCTGCTGTGCGGCACGTTGCTCGGCGGCATCGCCGGCGCGCTGCTGGGTGCGCTCTGCGCGCGGCGGCGGGGCGTGTACTTCGCGATGGTCACCATCGCCTTCGGGCAAGTCTTCTACTACATCGCCTTTCAATGGAGCTCGGTGACAGGCGGCGACGACGGACTGCGCGGTTTTTCACGCATGCCCCTCCATCTTGGCGTTGCGACGATCGACATCCTCTCGAACGCCGACGCGTTCTACTACTTCGCGCTGTTTTGCCTGGCGCTGGCGGTCGGATCGATGGGATTCATCCTGCGCTCGCCGTTCGGACGCACGATGATCGCGATCCGGGAGAACGAGCAGCGCGCCCGCTTTCTGGGCATTCCCGTCGATCGCCACATCTGGATCGCATTCACGCTGTCGTGCTTCTTCATGGGCTTCGCCGGCGCGCTTTACGCGCTCCTGAACAACTTCGCCGATCCGCGCGGGCTGCATTTCAGCCAGTCCGGCGATTTCGTGATGATGGCCGTGATGGGCGGCATGCGCAGCTTCTGGGGGCCGCTCCTCGGTGCCGCGGTGTTCGTCGTGCTGCAGGATTATCTGTCGAGCGTCACCGTCAACTGGATGTCCTTCATCGGCATGCTGTTCGTCGCGATCGTGCTGTTTTTCCCGCGCGGCCTGCTCGGCTTCATCCGACGCAAGAGCGAGTCATGAGCGTTCTCGAAGTCAGGCGCGTCAGCAAGCGCTTCGGCAGCCTCGCGGCGGTGCGCGACGTATCGCTCGCCGTCGAGAAAGGCGAGTTGCGCGCAATCATCGGACCGAACGGCGCCGGCAAGACCACCTTCTTCAATCTGATCAGCGGCTTTTTCCCGCCGACCACGGGAACCATCGTATTCGACGGACGCGACATCACGGCGCTTCCGGCGCATCGGCGCGTGGCGGCAGGTATCGCGCGCACCTTCCAGATCACCGAGATCTTTCCCGAACTCACGGTGTTCGAGAGCGTGCGCATCAGCACGGAGGTGACGGCCGGTCTTCGCCTGCGCCCATGGATCAGCCGCGCGGAGCGGATGCGGGTGCGCGAGCGCGTCGAACAGACGCTCGACATCACCGGCCTGGGCGCCAAGGGCGATCGGCTGGTCGGCGAGCTTTCGCATGGCGATCAGCGCGTTGCCGAAATCGCCATGGCGCTGGCCCTTCATCCGCGCCTGCTGCTGCTCGACGAGCCGACCGCCGGCATGGGCGACCAGGAGACCCACGAGATCACGCAACTCATCCGCCGCTTGTACCGTGGCAGTGACGTGACGATCGTGTTGATCGAGCACGACATGCGCGTCGTGTTCGATCTTGCCGACCGGATCACGGTGCTCGACCGCGGCAGCCTGCTTGCCGAGGGCGCGCCGCGGCAGATCGCGTCGAACGAGACCGTGCAGGCCGCTTACCTGGGGGACTCGACATGAACGCGGCACTCGTCGCCGACGGCCTGCATACCTATTACGGGGAGAGTCATATCCTGCGTGACGTGAGCCTCGCCGTCGAGGAAGGCAAGATCACGGCCTTGCTCGGCCGCAATGGTGCCGGCAAGACCACGACCCTGCGCACGCTGATGGGCCTGACGCCTGCGCGTCGGGGACGCGTGACGATCTTCGGCGCGGATACCTCGCGCTGGCCGACCTTCCGGATCGCCGCAAGCGGCGTCGGCTACGTGCCGGAGGGGCGGAGAATATTTGCCAATCTCAGTGTCGAGGAAAACCTGAAGGTGCCGCTCGTGCGCCGCGGGCCGTGGACGATTGCGCGCATCTACGCGTTGTTTCCGCGCCTCGCCGAGCGCAAGGAGAGCCGCGGGCGCCAGCTCTCCGGGGGCGAACAGGAAATGCTGTCGATTGCCCGCGCGCTGCTGCTCAATCCCCGGTTGCTGATTCTCGACGAGCCGTCGCAAGGCCTGGCTCCGCTGATCGTGCGCGAGGTGTTTCGCGTCGTATCGCAGATGCGCGACGAGGGGATTTCGGTGCTGCTGGTGGAGCAGAACGCGCGCATGGGTCTCAGGATCAGCGACTACGCTTATGTGCTGGACGATGGTGGCATCGTTTATTCGGGCAGCTCGCGGGAGCTCGCCGCCGATGAGAATCGGGTGCGGGCGCTGACGGGGGTTAGTACGCGGGAGTAGATGCGTCGAAACATGGGTGGGGCGATGCGCCGGGTCGATCTGCGGGGCGGTTGCTATTGCTCTGTGGTTTCGGCTGGCGCAGATCGACCCGAAGCCGACCGTCGAGTAGTCAAAGGCGCAACGGCAGGTAACAGAGTCGAGCAGTCGCTCGGTATGGCGACTCAACGAGAATAAGTCGCCTCTTGGATCTCAGGTACCTGGATGGGTTGACACGGAAGGATTGAGATTGCCGTCATCGTGACGCTCGCCTCCATACAAGAAATCAATTTTTCCGGGTGCAAGCTGTCTGCATGCGATCCGGTAAATCGATTTGTCCGTTACCGAGATTCTGATCGACGACAGCTTATGTCGGATCGAGGCTACGTCCTGCAAGGATTGCCCCATCCAGCAGGCGACGCGGCTAAAGCCATCACACAGGATTCCCAGCGAGTTCCTCCCGCCTGGGTCGATGCTTTAGGGCCGCCATTTCTGGACTGCAACCATGTCGGGACGGGATTCGAAACGGCCCAGACGTTCCCTGCGGTCACAGTCCAAATCGATGTGGTGGGCGTGCGGCGGTCAATACGCCACCGGCAGCGTTCGGGGTGGCATGATCGTCGATTACACGTGCCCCCCCCAGACGAAGCTCCCGTCGTCACACACGGCAGCATCGGCCCGCCGCACCTAGCACGGTGTGCGCGCCGCAGGCAGGAGTCAAGCCAAGCCGTCGTACGAAGGCGCGACGGCCTTGGGTCACCTTTATGCCGAAATGCTACACTGCGGTCTGAAAAAATTACGGCGCCAACTGGAGCGTTGGCGCGTCAACCGCGTGGCGGGGCCGACCACGGCCCACCCGGAAGGATCATTCGCCTTATATCGATCGGATTAAGGGGCTCACGCAGCGTATTACGCGAGAGTGTGCGGACTATGGTTTCACGCGTCAGAACGTCTGGGCATCGGGAATGACACTTAAGAAGTTTCCTCGCAACAAGCCGAACAAGGGCGACCGTGTGCTGGAAGAACTGACGTCTACGGGGGACGCTACGGGAATTGAGGCCTCGACGGAGGAAGCCAGGGAGTATCAACAGCTACCCTTTGATCCGGCGAGCCTTGATATAGACACCCGCGCCATGACCGTGCACCACATAGTGCAACTCACGCGTTTGTCTGAGCTCATCCTAATGCCTGAGTATCAACGGCGATATGGGCTTTGGGACGATCATCTGCAAAGCCGGCTTATCGAATCGCTGTTGTTGCGCCTGCCCATCCCGAGCCTCTACCTTTCGGAAGACGACGACGGCAGGTATTCCGTCGTGGACGGCGTGCAACGACTCAGCGCAATCATGCGTTTCGTCGATCCCGAGGCCCTGGAGCGTCACGTTGACACGAGGTCATCTCACCCCCTTCGTCTGGTCGGTCTCGAATATATGTCCGGATTTGAGGGATGTACCTTCCGGGATCTACCGTTTGCGCTCCAGCGACGTATACTCGACACCCCGCTCGTCATGCACGTAATCCGACGGGGCACTCCTGAGATCGTCAAGTTCAATGTCTTTGAACGAATCAATACGGGGGGGCTGCCTCTCTCCGGACAAGAGTTGCGTTCCGCACTCATCGGGGGACGGGCAAGAGACATTCTCCGCGCTCTGGCAGATAGCCCCGAGTTTCTGGAGGCGACGGCTGGTTCTGTCTCTCAGGAGCGCCTCGCCGATCAAGAGCTCATTCTTCGTTATTTCGCTTTTGATCAGATTTGGCCTTGGGAATACTTCGACCATTCAGTCGGGAAGTCGTTCTTGAATGATGCGATGCACGCCATGAACAACTGGAGCCATGGGTTTGCGGACAAAAAAATCGGAGACTTCAAGACTGCAATGGCCAATGCAGCTCGTCTTTTTGGGGAGCACGCCTTTCGCAAAGTTTCGCTTGATACGTACCGCCCTTTTCCGATTAATCGAGCTTTGTTTGAGGCAGAAGCGGTATTGTGCGGCCGTATTTCAATGGTCAACCGGTCGACTCTCGCCGAGCGGCGAACGACCGTGACGCGGCGCCTTGCCAAAGAGCTCGAAAGCAATGTCGATTTTTGGCGTGCCGTGTCTCAAGCTACCGGCAGCGCAAGAGCCGTATTCACACGTTTTGAAGTAATGCAGCGAATCTTTGAAAGGGCCGATCTTGCTTAATCATCTTCTGCTTCGTAATTTCAAGCTATTCGAACGGCTTTCCTTGCCTCTCGCGGAGCTTACTGTTCTATCGGGAAATAACAGTTCCGGAAAGAGCTCTGTGCTGCAAGCCGTCGCTTTGCTTGAACAAGCCTATTTGCGCGACGACCGGATCACTGCCATAGAGCTTAACGGCGAACTGGTCGAGCTCGGATCCGGCAACGAGATATATTTCTCTGAGGGTTTGACGTCTACTATCGACGTACGGCTGGAGGATGAATCAACCTCAACCGACTGGAAAATGCACTTCGAGTCTGAGGGAGACGTTCTGAATCTCGCTGACGGCCCGATCGAACGGCCGTTGCTTCTTCCCAAGTCATTCCAATATTTACGAGCGGATCGCATATCGCCTCAGCAAGTTTTCCCCCGCTCTTCACATATGGTGATGGATCGCCGGTTCCTCGGACCGCGTGGCGAATATACTGCCGACTTTATCCTTCGACACAAGGACGAGCGGGTCGAGAAGCGGCGACAAAGAATCGTCTCTGACGGCGATGCGCTGAAACTTGATGAGGCTATAAACCAGTGGCTCGAACCGATCAGCGCTGGGGTTGGAGTCAAGGTATCGCCGGTCTCAGGCCTCGATTACGTCAAGCTTGGCTTCAGCTATCGACGCGCGGGTGACGTGGCGGAGAATGCGCGCCGCTCAACGCACGTGGGATTCGGCCTTACCTGCGTTCTTCCCGTCATCACTGCGTGCCTGAGTGCGAGGAAAGGCGACTTGCTGCTCATAGAGAATCCGGAAGCGCATCTGCATCCGGAAGGACAGGCCGTTCTCGGGGACTTGTTATCGAAAACTGCCGCAGATGGCGTTCAGGTGCTCGTTGAAACGCACAGTGACCATGTCTTAAATGCGATTCGGCTCGCGGTGAAGTGCAAAACGCTCACACCGATACAAGTAGCATTCCATTTTTTTGGGCGACATGCTTCGGGAAAGGTCGCTCATGACCAGCCAGAAATTGATGCCGGGGGAAGACTTGATCAGTGGCCATCCGGGTTTTTCGATCAGTGGGAAAAAGCCCTGCGCGCTCTTTTGCGCGATGCATGAGAGGGTACAAAAAAAGTGCCAGGTATCTTCTTCAATGAGCAGTCGCGGTTTTCAGCCAGGCCATCTACGCAACAGGCACTTGCCGCCGTGGAACGATTTGTGTCAGTACTGCACGCTCTTAACGAACTCTCTTCGTCTTTCTGGTTGTGTCTTGACACCGACAACATTTCAAGCTTCGCACTGGATAACACGGAGCAGCCTCTCACTCTGGGTGAAGTACTGGCGGGCGACCGTTATCGCGATCACTGGGCGTTTCTGCTCGAGCTTCTGAGACGCGCGCCGTACAAGCCGCACTCGGCATGGCTCACAGAAGGAATAACACATGGAGTTGACTATCTGCACAATGGCACAAACGTCTTTGGCCTCGGCGCGGCCTCATGTCATCAGGGCGTCGCAGTCAACCTTGAAAGTAGTGCAGTAGCTGGCACTGTAGTTGAACTCGTCCGTAGAGCGCTTAGCCCCGATGGAGAACATGTCCTAGAAACAGTGGTGCAAACCCAGCAGATAACTTCAAGTACAGATGTTGCTGCCATCCGCGACTGGTTTGTTGAGCACTACCCCCCTGTGAAAACACAAGCGCTTGAGACAACAACGCTTTATGTTGAAGGAGGTGGCGATGACAGTGATCTCCGCTCCCAGTGCCGAGACGCCTTCAAGACGTTGCTTAAGAGCAGCAAGGTGCCTTCGCATAGGTTCACCGTCAAAGCTTGCGGCGGTCGCTCGACTACGTATCGCGCGTACACAAAAGCAGTCGAGCGTGGCGACGCCCCGTGCGTGCTGCTCGTCGATAGCGAGTCCAGTGTCACCACAGAGCACCCGTGGGAACATCTGCGCTTACGTGCAGGAGATGAATGGGCTAAGCCGGAACCCGCCAGCGCTGATGATTGTCATTTGATGACGCAATGCATGGAGATGTGGTTGGTTGCGGACCCATCTGCGCTTTCTGCGTTTTTTGGTGCAGGCTTTCAAGTATCCAGGCTACCCAAAGCAAACCTGGAGACCGTCGCGAAGGAGTTGTTGTATGACGCCTTGGCGAACGCGAGCAAAGATTGCAAAACGAAAGATCCATATGGGAAGGGCGCGCACTCGTTCAAGATACTGAAAACATTAGATCCTGAGCGCATCGCCGCTGCGTCTCCTTGGGCCAAGCGGTTTTTCGATCGAATGGCCGTCCTTACCAGGGAGTGAACCCGAGCGGCAAGCGTGTCGAAGCACCGCGACGCAGTCCGAACTATCAGCGAACGAAGGTCCGCTTTCTGCGAGCAGCCGACGTTAGAACCTCCCTGTGGAAGCAGAAGTCGACGTCCGTAGTTGGCTGCGCGACGTATTCCGGAAATCGGCGATCAACCATAAATAACCCCTTCCGTCATCATCTGCCTGACCAGGTAGCAGCCAGCCCCAACGGGGGAACCCGTTGGTCGACGAGGTTGCATTTTTCTCTGATAGATTAGAGGGTGCCGCCCATTAGGACGCGCAGCGGTACATCACAAAAAATTCCATATTGTCGGGGACACGATGGCAGCCGAACTTCCTTATCTCGCAAGCTACAAGAACGTTGCGGAGCTTTTTCAACGAATTTCGTCAGCGAAGAAGCCAGAAAATTTCACGACTCGATACTTAGCCGAAACAATTGGTCTAAAAAACTCCACCGATCGCCAACTTATAGCTTTACTTAAGACGCTAGGGTTTCTGGACAGTGCCGGACGCCCAACACCGAACTACGACCAACTAAAAAATTCAAATCGCGCACCGAAAGCCATCGCCGATGCAGTTCGACGAGCATATGAACCACTATATGCTGCAAATGAGAATGCACATAATTTATCGAGCTCCGAACTTAAGGGACTTATTTCTCAAGTTGCTGGCTCAGATACCGGCATGACGATGAAAATTCAGGGGACTTATGCCTCACTTATTAAGATTTCAGATTTTAGCGGCGAGGAATCCGTCAAAAACGAACCAGATACAACTGCCACAAGGGAAGTTGATGGCTCATCGACAAACGTCGAACGCGCACTGGGCGCCCGACTCAAGCCGGAGTTTCATTACAATATTCAAATTCATTTGCCAGCCAACGCTGCCGAAGAGACGTATCTAAATATCTTCAATGCCCTTCGCCGATCATTTGAATCATGAACGATCAACGGCTTGCACTCTTTCTTATGTTAGGTCAAACCGCATCTCGCGAGATGCGAAATTTGCCTGGTCTTGTTCCCCCAGAACCTCTGCGAATCTCTGCGTCGCACGATTTGGCAGCCACCATGCCAGAGACTGTCCGTGAAGCAATGGAAGCTGCCGAGGCATACAAGCTATTTTTTGCATTCGAGAATTATCTTAGAGAGTTTGCTGTTGAAGTTCTTTCGAATGATGCTGCTGACGATTGGTGGCAGAAATTGCCACAAGATGTTCGCGATGAAATTGTCAAGCTAGAAGAAAACGAGGAGTCGAAGAGTTGGATGGCTCTTGGTTCCCGGGATAAATCTGCCCTTATGACGTATCCTCAGATTATCCGAGTGATTGACCATTGCTGGAAAAGTCATTTTGAAGATATGTTGCGCGACAAGACTCTCATTCAGGAAGCCCGGATGATTGGCCATCTTCGAAATGCGATTTGCCACATGTCTGCTATACCAGATGAAGAGATCGCTCGGGTACGTCAAGTCATGCGGGATTGGTTCCGCCGCATTGCACCATAGGCGATCGTGAGCAAACTACACTGGCGCGGAGATTTTTAACTACAGACCATTGTTTGTCCAACTCACTCGGACTGGCGTCAATTTGCACGAAGATCCGAGAGACGAACTCGAAATCATAGGCGATCTTACATATCTGAAAAATACGGGAAGACTCATCACTCACGACTCGGAGGACCACATGACTCACAACTTCGAACGCTTGCGGGAGCATATCCTGCCACTTTCTAAATCGAAAAATTTCGAAGCAGCGCGAACCGAGTGGGTTCTTGAATCTGTCGAAGTTAGTGATGAATTTGATTCTTGCCCGTGCGGTCAAGATATCAAGGAGCACTGCTATATCCGCAATACAGTGACTGGACATCGAACCTATGTCGGTAACGTATGCGTTAACCAGTTCATTGGGATTGATACTGGAAATCTCTTTGACGGCCTACGTCGCATCAAGGAGAATCCATCGGCAAACCCGAACTTGGCA is part of the Burkholderia ubonensis subsp. mesacidophila genome and harbors:
- a CDS encoding branched-chain amino acid ABC transporter permease → MTQLLLFNVTNGLIIGAFYVLMALGLSLILNLSNVINFAHGGFLVAGGYVAYTITPYVGFWGALLIAPPCIALIGLALERLLIRRVYGRDPLYSLLLTFGLAFIFEDGTRFIWGAQGKPVTVPAVLAQPLSDTFFFVTGYRLFMVGTVAVAVALLFILLRYSRLGIRIRAGTLDLETVAALGINVGRLRSLNFAVGAFLAGLSGVLAAGQLGLEPTMGTGLLMPSFIAIIVGGVGSLTGTLLGGLLIGVASGVTAVFLPAASEAIIYVMMAVVLLLRPRGLLGEEGMLE
- a CDS encoding branched-chain amino acid ABC transporter permease, whose protein sequence is MSERPRSRRRRLLALAAIWAALLLAPYWMPPLGGYTALGTRVLVLGLAAMSVNFLLGFTGVLSFGHAAYFGLGAYGAGFALKFAAPSTPLALLCGTLLGGIAGALLGALCARRRGVYFAMVTIAFGQVFYYIAFQWSSVTGGDDGLRGFSRMPLHLGVATIDILSNADAFYYFALFCLALAVGSMGFILRSPFGRTMIAIRENEQRARFLGIPVDRHIWIAFTLSCFFMGFAGALYALLNNFADPRGLHFSQSGDFVMMAVMGGMRSFWGPLLGAAVFVVLQDYLSSVTVNWMSFIGMLFVAIVLFFPRGLLGFIRRKSES
- a CDS encoding ABC transporter ATP-binding protein, whose protein sequence is MSVLEVRRVSKRFGSLAAVRDVSLAVEKGELRAIIGPNGAGKTTFFNLISGFFPPTTGTIVFDGRDITALPAHRRVAAGIARTFQITEIFPELTVFESVRISTEVTAGLRLRPWISRAERMRVRERVEQTLDITGLGAKGDRLVGELSHGDQRVAEIAMALALHPRLLLLDEPTAGMGDQETHEITQLIRRLYRGSDVTIVLIEHDMRVVFDLADRITVLDRGSLLAEGAPRQIASNETVQAAYLGDST
- a CDS encoding ABC transporter ATP-binding protein; the encoded protein is MNAALVADGLHTYYGESHILRDVSLAVEEGKITALLGRNGAGKTTTLRTLMGLTPARRGRVTIFGADTSRWPTFRIAASGVGYVPEGRRIFANLSVEENLKVPLVRRGPWTIARIYALFPRLAERKESRGRQLSGGEQEMLSIARALLLNPRLLILDEPSQGLAPLIVREVFRVVSQMRDEGISVLLVEQNARMGLRISDYAYVLDDGGIVYSGSSRELAADENRVRALTGVSTRE
- a CDS encoding DUF262 domain-containing protein; this encodes MTLKKFPRNKPNKGDRVLEELTSTGDATGIEASTEEAREYQQLPFDPASLDIDTRAMTVHHIVQLTRLSELILMPEYQRRYGLWDDHLQSRLIESLLLRLPIPSLYLSEDDDGRYSVVDGVQRLSAIMRFVDPEALERHVDTRSSHPLRLVGLEYMSGFEGCTFRDLPFALQRRILDTPLVMHVIRRGTPEIVKFNVFERINTGGLPLSGQELRSALIGGRARDILRALADSPEFLEATAGSVSQERLADQELILRYFAFDQIWPWEYFDHSVGKSFLNDAMHAMNNWSHGFADKKIGDFKTAMANAARLFGEHAFRKVSLDTYRPFPINRALFEAEAVLCGRISMVNRSTLAERRTTVTRRLAKELESNVDFWRAVSQATGSARAVFTRFEVMQRIFERADLA
- a CDS encoding AAA family ATPase, with the protein product MPLAELTVLSGNNSSGKSSVLQAVALLEQAYLRDDRITAIELNGELVELGSGNEIYFSEGLTSTIDVRLEDESTSTDWKMHFESEGDVLNLADGPIERPLLLPKSFQYLRADRISPQQVFPRSSHMVMDRRFLGPRGEYTADFILRHKDERVEKRRQRIVSDGDALKLDEAINQWLEPISAGVGVKVSPVSGLDYVKLGFSYRRAGDVAENARRSTHVGFGLTCVLPVITACLSARKGDLLLIENPEAHLHPEGQAVLGDLLSKTAADGVQVLVETHSDHVLNAIRLAVKCKTLTPIQVAFHFFGRHASGKVAHDQPEIDAGGRLDQWPSGFFDQWEKALRALLRDA
- a CDS encoding DUF4276 family protein, which translates into the protein MSVLHALNELSSSFWLCLDTDNISSFALDNTEQPLTLGEVLAGDRYRDHWAFLLELLRRAPYKPHSAWLTEGITHGVDYLHNGTNVFGLGAASCHQGVAVNLESSAVAGTVVELVRRALSPDGEHVLETVVQTQQITSSTDVAAIRDWFVEHYPPVKTQALETTTLYVEGGGDDSDLRSQCRDAFKTLLKSSKVPSHRFTVKACGGRSTTYRAYTKAVERGDAPCVLLVDSESSVTTEHPWEHLRLRAGDEWAKPEPASADDCHLMTQCMEMWLVADPSALSAFFGAGFQVSRLPKANLETVAKELLYDALANASKDCKTKDPYGKGAHSFKILKTLDPERIAAASPWAKRFFDRMAVLTRE
- a CDS encoding DUF5343 domain-containing protein, whose product is MAAELPYLASYKNVAELFQRISSAKKPENFTTRYLAETIGLKNSTDRQLIALLKTLGFLDSAGRPTPNYDQLKNSNRAPKAIADAVRRAYEPLYAANENAHNLSSSELKGLISQVAGSDTGMTMKIQGTYASLIKISDFSGEESVKNEPDTTATREVDGSSTNVERALGARLKPEFHYNIQIHLPANAAEETYLNIFNALRRSFES
- a CDS encoding Swt1 family HEPN domain-containing protein; protein product: MNDQRLALFLMLGQTASREMRNLPGLVPPEPLRISASHDLAATMPETVREAMEAAEAYKLFFAFENYLREFAVEVLSNDAADDWWQKLPQDVRDEIVKLEENEESKSWMALGSRDKSALMTYPQIIRVIDHCWKSHFEDMLRDKTLIQEARMIGHLRNAICHMSAIPDEEIARVRQVMRDWFRRIAP